A portion of the Spirochaetota bacterium genome contains these proteins:
- the frr gene encoding ribosome recycling factor — protein MANLNNFYEDIKIKMVKPIINLENELKKIRGGRISAGIVENIKVELSDGKILPIQSIATITLQDARTIVISPWDKANLSFIEKAIQKENINVNPVNDGKIIRLAFPQMTEETRRDLVKTVKNMCEESKVAVRNIRRDFLEKIKQMEKNDEIIEDERKEAEDKLQEFTNKAISKIDKIFEEKEKEIMTI, from the coding sequence ATGGCCAATTTAAATAATTTTTATGAGGATATTAAAATAAAAATGGTAAAACCAATAATAAACCTTGAGAATGAGTTAAAAAAAATTAGAGGTGGAAGAATATCTGCAGGGATAGTAGAAAATATTAAAGTGGAACTATCAGATGGGAAAATTTTGCCTATACAATCTATTGCTACTATTACTTTACAAGATGCTAGAACTATAGTTATTTCTCCATGGGATAAAGCAAATTTATCTTTTATCGAAAAAGCAATCCAAAAAGAAAATATAAATGTTAATCCAGTAAATGATGGTAAAATAATAAGATTAGCTTTTCCTCAAATGACTGAGGAAACAAGAAGAGATCTTGTAAAAACAGTGAAGAATATGTGTGAAGAATCAAAAGTTGCAGTTAGAAATATTAGAAGAGATTTTCTTGAAAAAATAAAACAGATGGAAAAAAATGATGAGATAATTGAAGATGAAAGAAAAGAAGCAGAGGATAAATTGCAAGAATTTACAAATAAAGCTATCTCAAAAATAGATAAAATATTTGAAGAGAAAGAAAAAGAGATAATGACAATATAA
- the pyrH gene encoding UMP kinase encodes MKRILLKITGEALKKEDPISYESILFLLKQIKPLYDNKIQVGIVIGGGNLFRGKNLIKKGFTDFKAHYIGMISTFMNAIAIEEVFVKNGVKTQVFSSLEFNRIFKYYNVQDVNRAFEENYICIFPGGTGNPYFTTDSAAALRAAESSCDILIKATKVDGVYSDDPEKNINAVFYKYISYEDYLSKKLSILDLTAIDICKNANIPVIVLNYYKEKVLEDLILNKKIVGSLIYKEEKWPI; translated from the coding sequence GTGAAAAGAATTTTGTTAAAAATAACAGGTGAGGCTTTAAAGAAAGAGGATCCTATAAGTTATGAATCTATATTATTTTTATTAAAACAGATAAAACCCTTGTATGATAACAAAATTCAAGTAGGGATTGTAATTGGTGGAGGTAATCTTTTTAGAGGTAAAAATTTAATTAAAAAAGGGTTTACTGATTTTAAGGCGCACTATATAGGTATGATTTCTACTTTTATGAATGCTATAGCAATTGAGGAAGTATTTGTAAAAAATGGGGTTAAGACTCAAGTTTTTTCTTCTCTAGAATTTAACAGAATTTTTAAATATTATAATGTTCAGGATGTAAATAGAGCATTTGAAGAAAATTATATTTGTATATTCCCAGGTGGCACAGGTAACCCTTATTTTACAACTGATTCTGCAGCAGCTTTAAGAGCAGCAGAATCAAGTTGTGATATTTTAATTAAAGCAACAAAGGTAGATGGTGTTTATAGTGATGATCCTGAAAAAAATATTAATGCTGTTTTTTATAAATATATTTCATATGAAGATTATTTGTCAAAAAAATTATCAATTTTAGATTTAACTGCTATAGATATTTGTAAAAATGCCAATATACCTGTTATTGTATTAAATTATTATAAAGAAAAGGTTTTAGAAGATTTAATCTTAAATAAAAAAATAGTCGGTAGTCTTATATATAAGGAGGAAAAATGGCCAATTTAA
- the tsf gene encoding translation elongation factor Ts, which yields MIASKDDIKKLRDMTGCGIADCKKALEETNGDFNKAIEYLREKGLAKSVKKADREASEGRVFGLVENNCGILVEINCETDFVGNSKDFRDFGEKVTKILLKNKVKSNENIPSEVEGLRGETVLKLNENIKINRIKYIEGDNLHPIVTFIQMGKDGTIIKYKLDKEVNLDNSTKEILEDIAVTASFYKPSYKVYENIEKERLEKERELVMKELKNDPKFANKPDNVLSNIVEGKLRKNFQNECIMELPYYKDETKNIKTLISEVSKKIGANLDIEEFYFVKI from the coding sequence ATGATTGCATCAAAAGATGATATTAAAAAACTAAGAGATATGACTGGTTGTGGTATAGCTGATTGTAAAAAAGCTTTAGAGGAAACAAATGGTGACTTTAATAAAGCTATAGAGTATTTAAGAGAAAAGGGTCTTGCTAAATCTGTAAAAAAAGCAGATAGAGAAGCTTCAGAAGGTAGAGTATTTGGACTTGTGGAAAATAATTGTGGTATCCTTGTAGAAATTAATTGTGAGACAGATTTTGTAGGTAATTCAAAAGATTTTAGGGATTTTGGTGAAAAAGTGACAAAAATATTATTAAAAAACAAAGTAAAAAGCAATGAAAATATTCCTTCTGAAGTTGAAGGTTTAAGAGGAGAAACTGTTCTTAAATTAAACGAAAATATAAAAATTAATAGAATAAAATACATTGAAGGTGATAATTTGCATCCAATTGTAACTTTTATTCAAATGGGTAAAGATGGAACAATTATTAAATATAAACTTGATAAAGAAGTAAATTTAGATAATTCTACAAAAGAAATTTTAGAGGATATTGCTGTTACTGCAAGTTTCTATAAACCATCATATAAAGTTTATGAAAATATAGAAAAAGAAAGGTTAGAAAAGGAAAGAGAATTAGTGATGAAGGAACTTAAAAATGATCCAAAATTTGCAAACAAACCAGATAATGTACTTTCTAATATAGTTGAAGGTAAGTTAAGAAAAAATTTTCAAAATGAATGTATAATGGAATTACCATATTACAAGGATGAAACTAAAAATATAAAAACTTTAATTTCTGAAGTTTCAAAAAAAATAGGTGCTAATTTAGATATAGAGGAATTCTACTTTGTTAAAATATAA
- the rpsB gene encoding 30S ribosomal protein S2, whose translation MSVITMKQLLEAGAHFGHETKRWNPKMAKYVYSKRNGIHIIDLQKTVPACEKAYEAIKETVKKGEKILFVGTKKQAQNEVENWAKDCGMPYVSNRWLGGTLTNFDTIRLSIKKLIEIEELEKNNFPGMSKKEISKTRKVLEKLRKNFAGLKDLDSLPGMLFVIDTVVEENAINEARKLNIPIVAVVDSNSDPDLIDYPIPANDDAIRAISLFCELVAKAVKDAQNETGVSLKTQNENKVKESKSKDENSKKEKEVIENNIDEDKSINEREFF comes from the coding sequence TTGTCAGTAATAACAATGAAACAACTTTTGGAAGCTGGAGCTCATTTTGGGCATGAAACAAAAAGATGGAATCCAAAAATGGCAAAATATGTTTATTCAAAAAGAAATGGAATTCATATAATTGATTTACAAAAAACTGTTCCTGCATGTGAAAAAGCTTATGAAGCTATTAAAGAAACTGTGAAAAAAGGAGAAAAGATTTTGTTTGTTGGAACTAAAAAGCAAGCACAGAATGAAGTAGAAAACTGGGCTAAAGATTGTGGAATGCCATATGTTTCCAATAGATGGCTGGGGGGAACATTAACCAATTTTGATACTATTAGATTGTCTATTAAAAAATTAATTGAGATAGAAGAGCTTGAAAAGAATAATTTTCCAGGGATGTCAAAAAAAGAGATATCCAAAACTAGAAAAGTTCTTGAGAAATTAAGAAAAAATTTTGCAGGATTAAAAGATTTAGATTCATTGCCTGGAATGTTGTTTGTAATTGATACAGTTGTTGAAGAAAATGCTATAAATGAGGCTAGAAAACTAAATATTCCTATTGTAGCGGTTGTTGATTCGAATTCTGATCCAGATTTAATTGATTATCCAATACCAGCAAATGATGATGCTATTAGAGCAATTTCTTTATTCTGTGAACTTGTTGCGAAAGCTGTTAAAGATGCTCAAAATGAAACAGGTGTTAGTTTAAAAACTCAAAATGAAAATAAAGTAAAAGAGAGTAAATCAAAGGATGAGAATTCAAAAAAGGAAAAAGAAGTAATTGAAAATAATATTGATGAAGATAAATCCATTAATGAAAGAGAGTTCTTTTAA
- a CDS encoding Maf family protein, which yields MDMEVVLASSSERRKEFFRHLFDKVYFVSPDVEENIRENKFKIDLLDLSFQKAKEGFIKFKNSCDFLPNKNYIVVGADTIVRVKGRILGKPNSDEQWKEYLSILSGAKQEVWTAVSILKNNVLKKKFIEVSYVWFRKLTDRDIDRYIKSGEGKDAAGGYKIQGWGIIFISKVKGSYTNIVGFPVEKFLKCYKSLKNNDLKI from the coding sequence ATGGATATGGAAGTTGTATTAGCTTCTTCATCAGAAAGAAGAAAGGAGTTTTTTAGACACCTTTTTGATAAAGTTTATTTTGTTTCACCTGATGTGGAAGAGAATATAAGAGAAAATAAATTTAAAATTGATTTGTTAGATTTATCATTTCAGAAAGCTAAAGAAGGATTTATAAAATTTAAAAACTCTTGCGATTTTTTACCAAATAAAAATTATATAGTTGTAGGTGCAGATACTATTGTTAGAGTTAAGGGCAGGATATTAGGAAAACCTAATTCTGATGAACAATGGAAAGAGTATTTAAGTATTTTATCTGGTGCAAAGCAAGAGGTATGGACAGCAGTTTCAATTTTAAAAAATAATGTTCTTAAAAAAAAATTTATCGAAGTTTCTTATGTTTGGTTTAGAAAATTAACGGATAGGGATATAGATAGATATATAAAAAGTGGTGAAGGGAAAGATGCTGCTGGTGGTTATAAAATTCAAGGATGGGGAATAATTTTTATTTCTAAAGTTAAAGGTTCATATACAAATATAGTTGGATTTCCAGTTGAAAAATTTTTAAAATGCTATAAAAGTTTAAAAAATAATGACTTAAAAATATAA
- a CDS encoding tetratricopeptide repeat protein — MNFSITIIISLFVALFFISGIFVYNYITKRIKLKNAQIDMKKGVNSEAEKKLLEMIAEHPDEKEAYENLVTLYFKNEEFSKALVVLEKALDNPTLLKLWGQENILFLAGLAAKNNKKYQKALKYFLTIYGLNNNNNDVLKQLAVIYHLLKDYQKADSFFQKVYSMRDKVKLDKEFVKYFGINCYKLGRVMDTIKILEQYITKYPNDIEANFYLGISLYSESDYEKSKEYLKKAIVSKENRHEAMLALANIFFVQNDLKASEFLLLKILEDSDVERKIFLEACYILGELYVKNGKIENAVLYWNKIIAINSEYKDVSIKLSKYSSLSSDNIIKEFSLSDKQKFINISKKLAIRIVGKCKINNVEILDDETIDVVINKQVKTKNVIILLRIVKDTNSVGELVVKDLYLKAKELKAPKSILITVGPLSPSARDYIATRPIEYFDRSYLNKILRELNASKEQ, encoded by the coding sequence ATGAATTTTAGCATAACTATAATAATTTCTTTATTTGTAGCATTATTTTTTATATCTGGGATTTTTGTATACAATTATATTACAAAAAGAATTAAATTAAAAAATGCCCAAATTGACATGAAAAAGGGAGTTAATTCAGAAGCTGAAAAAAAGCTTTTAGAAATGATAGCGGAACATCCAGATGAAAAAGAAGCTTATGAAAATTTAGTAACTTTATACTTTAAAAACGAAGAGTTTTCTAAAGCTTTAGTTGTGCTTGAAAAAGCTCTTGATAATCCTACACTTTTAAAATTGTGGGGACAAGAAAATATTCTTTTTTTAGCAGGTTTAGCTGCAAAAAATAATAAAAAATATCAAAAAGCATTGAAATATTTTTTAACTATTTATGGACTTAATAATAATAATAATGATGTTTTGAAACAACTTGCAGTTATTTATCATTTATTGAAGGATTATCAGAAAGCTGATTCATTTTTTCAGAAAGTTTATTCTATGAGGGATAAAGTAAAATTGGATAAGGAGTTTGTAAAATATTTTGGAATTAATTGTTATAAACTTGGTAGAGTAATGGATACTATCAAAATATTAGAGCAATACATTACTAAATATCCAAATGATATAGAGGCTAATTTTTACCTTGGTATTTCTCTTTATTCAGAATCAGATTATGAAAAAAGTAAAGAGTATTTAAAAAAAGCTATAGTATCAAAAGAGAATAGACATGAAGCAATGCTTGCTCTGGCAAACATATTTTTTGTTCAAAATGATTTAAAAGCTTCTGAGTTTTTATTATTGAAAATTTTAGAGGATTCTGATGTTGAGAGAAAAATTTTTCTTGAAGCTTGTTATATTTTAGGTGAATTATATGTAAAAAATGGAAAAATTGAAAATGCAGTACTATATTGGAATAAGATAATAGCTATAAATTCAGAATATAAAGATGTTTCAATAAAATTGTCAAAATATAGTTCTTTATCATCAGATAACATAATAAAAGAATTTTCGTTATCAGATAAGCAGAAATTTATAAATATATCAAAAAAATTAGCTATAAGGATTGTAGGTAAATGTAAGATAAATAATGTAGAAATTCTTGATGATGAGACTATTGATGTAGTAATAAATAAGCAGGTAAAAACTAAAAATGTGATAATTCTATTAAGGATAGTTAAAGACACAAATTCTGTTGGTGAGTTAGTTGTTAAAGACTTATATTTAAAAGCTAAAGAGCTTAAAGCACCAAAATCTATTCTTATTACAGTTGGTCCTTTATCTCCATCAGCAAGAGATTATATTGCTACAAGACCTATTGAATATTTTGATAGATCTTATTTAAATAAAATACTAAGAGAATTAAATGCAAGTAAAGAACAATAA